The stretch of DNA CCTCCAGCTCGTCGGACTCAAACGCCAACAAGCGGATGGGAACATCCGTCGGAGCGTATGCGACCGGGGCCACCACGATGAATGTGTTGCACCTGGCCAACACGTAAGCAATCAACGCGCGAGGGATTCGGCAAAGAAGAGTCCTCGTGTCGATGTGCCCGGCGGACGGACTTGGTTCCGACCGCCGTCTCTCCGCCGGGCTTTTTCGTCTCACCAAAGCGTTTATTCGTCTCACCGCTCAGCATGGATGGCTGCAATTCATGGGAACCAATCTGCTCAAAAACGCCCGAGCCTGGCTTGCTTCGCAGCGTGAAGAACACGCCAGCGAGTTGGTCACGTACCGGCGGGAGGAGCAGGCCCTGGAGCTGCGGGCCATGCTGAGCAGTTCGGCTCAATCAGCCCTGGCGGCCCTAGGCCTGTCGATCGAGTTCGACACGGTCCTATTCGTGTTCAAGTTCGGCCCCATCGAGAACGGTGGGCTCCCGTTTATCCCGAGGGCGGGCGACCGGATTGAGTACATCGCCAACGGCATTCGCCGTGTGTTTCATGTCACGCCCCCTGCCGGCAGCCAGCAGGCTTATCAGTTTGCGGATGGCACCGGCCAGTCGCTCAAAGTCTCCACTGTCCTCCACTCTTCGGAGCCTGTCCTATGAATTTCCTGAAAATCCCCTCACCACCACCGATGGTGAAATCGTTCCTGCTGGGCCTGTCGGGGGCCTTGATTGCTTATCTCGGCCAATGGCTCACCTCGACCGACTTTGGCGTTTATTCACCGCTGGTAGCCGCCTTCGCGCCCGTGCTGGTGAACTACCTCACCAAGCTCCGGAATGGAGATGGCAAGTCGGATGGCGGAGATGATGATGATAACGATGGCACTCCTGCCGCGATGCCTTCGCAACCATCCTTTCCCCTCGATCCGTTGCTGGCGAACCCGTTCACCTTTGGTCGATCGCGTACGCATGTTCTGCCGATGGCTCCACCTGGTGTGAAGTGGTTGCCGCTGGGACTGATGGCCCTGCTGCTGTGCCTGTCGCTGGTCGGTTGTGACGAGGCGGCTGCCGGCGGTCGTCCGCCTCGAGCTGTGATTACGGGGCCCACTCGGGGAGAGCCCGGCGAGTTCCTCGAATTCTCGTCCAGGAGTTCGGAGAACTCACCCACACACGTTCGCTGGACGATCGCTCCTGAACTCAAAGGGCGGAAGCAGCTCAGCAGTACGGAGGCCACCGATATCACGGCCGCCGGTTTCCCGGGGACATACATTCTCACGCTCTCGGTGAGCAATCAGCACGGCGTTGATACGACCTCTCGGCAATATGTCGTCGACGGCCGGCAGCCGACGCCGCCCCCCGAACCAAGGCCCGTCAATCCGGATCCGTTACCACCTGCTCCCGAGCCAGTAAAACCGGTTCCTCAGCCAGATCCACCATCCCCCTCCAAAACCTTTGGAGTGGCGTCCAAGCTCACGGCCGCCCTGAAGTCGATCAATCGGCCCAATCGAGCGAGCGATCTTTCTGGAGTGATTGGTGAGGCCCGGGCCGCCGCGAAAGCGATGGAAGCGGGCAGCCTTGATCCAACGTCAGCCATTCAGCGGCTCGCAGCGGCACTGGAGAAGCTCCCCGCCGATTACAAACCCCTGCTCCTGGTGATCGTCTCCGAAATCAAACGGGTCTATGGCGAGGGGTTGCTCAAGACGCCCCTCGATTATGCCGCCCTGTTCCTGGAAGCCGCGATCGCCCTCGAATCGGTGACCTGATTTCGCCCGAAATCACTCGCACTGTTGACCTGCATTTGTGTCTCCAATCGTCAGCCCAAGGATGGGACAGACCAATATGAACAACTGGAAACTCTGGCTCCGCATCCTACTGGCGGTTCTTTCTGTGGCCGGGGCGCTCTGCATCGCTCCCGTGATGCTCATTGCTCCCGAGCTGCGGCAAATCGCTGAAGAAAACTTCGGTCTGCCTTCCGATCACATGGAAGTGGCGGAGGCACTCCACCCGGCAGCCGGGCCATTCGTCGCCGCCGATGATGATCCCCAGCGCAACCATGCCCGGGAACTGGCCCGCCTCGATCGAGCGGCTCTCTTTGTCGAGGGTGACCAGAAGCCGTTCCTGGCTCAATGGCCCGTCTCGATTCAGCAGACGGGTGATTGCACCAGCTTTGCCCTGGCTCACGCGATCCGCGATCGCATCTGTGTTCAGGTGGCCGCTGGCCGACGGCAGAAAGTGGTGGAACCGTTCCCGCCCTATCTGTACGGAGCTGCTCGGCGAAGTGTCGGGGCCCCGCACATCCCCTGCGGGAAGAATGGCTCGCATCCTTCGTATGCCGTGATTGCGTTGAAGAAGTTCGGCTTCATCACGAAGGAAGAAGCGGGGCAGCCTTACAGTGGCAGCCTGGCCGATCGCTGGGGCTGTTCGGGGCCACCGTCGGAACTCATGCAGCTCGGTAAATCCCGGACAGGCGATTATCACCGCTGTTTGACAGCCGATGATGTCTGCCGGGCAATCTGCAACGGGTACCCGTGCCTGTGGGGGACGTCTTTTCGTCCGGCTGCCTATGAACAACGGGACGGGCGAGAAGTCACCAGTCGTGTGGGGAGCTGGGCCCATGCCATGGAGATCGTCGGGTATGACGGCACCTGTTCGACCGATCCCGATCGCCAGTACTTCCTGGTTCGCAACAGCCACCCGCCGACCGATCACCCCGAACCGCTCGGCGACGAACCCGATTCGAGCTTCTGGATCACCCGAAAACAGCTCGAAGCCGACTTGAAGGCTCCCAACTCACGCACGCCCCCCAGTGGGGAAGTCTATGCGATCAGCGATGTCTCCGGCTTCCCGGCCGAGTCGATCGACTGGTCATCCCTCGACCGTTTGCTTAAGGATCCCGCGAAATGAACGCCTACAAACTCCTGGCCTGGCAACTTTGTGTGCTGACGGCTCTCTGCCTGGCTCACATCACGGCTCCGGCAGCCGCCAATGAAGTGGACTTCGCCGCTCTCGATCGACTCGTGGCCCAACCATCTCCGGCGGCCGCCGCTTCGCCCGTGGCTTGTCTCGATGCGTTGTGTGACTGCACACCGACCGACTTCTCGGCCCTTGATCGACTGGCGGCCCGGCTGAACGCGAAACCTTCACCAGGTCAACCGGCTGCCGTGGCTCCTGCCGAGAAACCCGCGGCCACCACTCCGGCCCGCACGCCCCCGCAGGCCTCGACCACCTCCAAGGCTCCAGCCACCCGGCAGCCGCGCCTGGTGAGGTACTGCGATGGCCGCCAGTGCTTTTACTACTGGTCTTACTGAGATGCGACGCAAACCCGGAATGTCCCGCTTCCTGGCCTTTGATCGGTTGTTTGATTCCTGGTGGAACCGCCGCTGGCGTCGAACAACCAAGTGATTTCGCCCGAAATCACCCTGATTGAAAGTTTCTGAATCATGCCCACCCCCGCACGCATTAATGCCGCTCTTGATGCCCTGCTGCTGCAGCTGGTAGCTGCAGAGAACGCACCGGCTGGCGGCTGGGAAATGGCCTTCCACGTCGATCGCCAGCATCTCGACACGTACACCTTCACCGGAATCGGGACGCCTGTGATTGTGTTCGATGCCGAGGACTGGGAGGAAGTCGGTCGAACAACGGACCGCAGCCTCGAGTATTACACCGTCCGGGTGGGCCTCGGCTGTCGCATTGCTGGCGAGAAGGATCCGTTGATCGATCGACTGGATCGACTGGCCCAGCAGCTGAGGGATTGGTTGACCGATCATGTGGTGACAGGCGGCCGGATTCTCGACATCGAGCAGACCGAGCTGGTGGATCGGGAGTCGTTGCGTAACCCAGGCGTGTACCTGACCAATTTCACGCTGACCGTCGAACTGCTCGCCGGCACACCGGCCGCACCGATCGAGATCACGCCAGAGGCCTTGCTTACCAAGGCTCGTCTGGCGGTCTGGGCTGCGATCGAGAACTGGAACTGGCCTGCAGGCTTCGCCTGGCAACGACTCTTCCAGAGTGACGCCGATGCCGAAGAACTCCTTCTGCGAGGGGGGCCGTCACTCGCTGAACTTCCCGCGATTGCCGTCGAGTGGGCTCAGCCCTTTACGGTCGAACAGATCCTGAATGTGCTGCAGAAGTGCCCCTTCTCGATCCGGATCTCCCTCTGGCTGCCAGCGGGATCGCTCACCCTGGCCGAGTCCCTCGGTGACCAGCTCCTGCAGGCGATCTGCCGCAGTGCTCCCGAGGGGAGCAGTGTCCCCTATGTCCGCAAAGTGACGGGGCATCTGCCGGAACCGTTGGGACCCTTCCAGATCACTGGTGTGATCTTACCCGGGGAACCCAGCCGCAAGGCTCTCAAAGTCTCTCTCACGCTCGTGTTGCCTGTGTACCTCGATTACTTCCATGGAGGGAGTTCCTGATGCCAACTGATCTGCAAATTCTGACGGGACAGGAGTCCTTCCTGGCTCTGGTCGACGAAACGACCTGGGGCGAGTATCCCGACCCGGCCACGCTGATTCATCTCCCTGTCGATACCTACGACGTGGAATATGTGGCCGAAACCCGCAATGCGACCCCTTTCACCGGCTACCGTCAAAGGCAGCATGGCCGCCGGTTTCGCGGCATGCCCAGCGGCAACCTCAACACCAATCTGTTCGGGTTTCGCCAGGCGGAAGGGTTACCCAGCCTGGCGGAATTTCTGCTCACCTGGGCCTTCGGGAGTCCGGAAGCCAAGTTTCGGGCATCGAAGTCGGCCAACTGGTACGAAGGTCTCAATGTCGATAACCAGCGGCATCGAGGCCTGCGGGTGAATCAAGCCACGCTCGCTGGCCAGGAGGGAGGAGCCATCACGTTGGCTCTCGCTCTGATGGGCCGAGATCAACAGGGCCAAACGGATGTCGGGAATGCTCCGGCCGTACCATTCGATCGCAAGAAGCTGGTCGAGTTTGATTTCATCGACTCAACGTTGACGCTGGGCGGAACACCCATTCCTTATGGTGGTTTCAGCCTGGTCACAAATCACAACCTGACGGCCCCTTATCTCAATAGTCCGGAACCGATCTCGATGCCGGCGGGAGATACGGTGGAAACGGTCACGTTCAGCCCTCCCAAGCTCACCAATACCTGGTCAGAAGCGATTCGCGACCTGAATCCCGAAGAACAGGAAGTTTCGGCCACGCTGGTTCTCAAAGGCCTCCACATGGGGACGGGAGCTGCGGAAACCGACTGGACGCAGATCACGATCACGATGCCGAGGTTGTTCCTGCGAGCGGCCAAGACCGGTCGACAACGAGGGATCCTGCAGCAGCCGCTGGAGTTCGATGTGGAGAAACCCCAAACCTCCGGAGGGAACGGGATCTCGATCGCTTATGCCGATGTGGCGTAATCGTGACGGACTTCGATCTTTCCGAACTCCCTCAGCAGTTCCAGGACGCAGCGGCCGAATGGGAGCGGCTCTTCCAGGAGACGCTGCGACCTGTCGAACAACTCGTGAAGCAGCTGCAGCAGGAGCGGTTCCAGCAGTTGTCGCGGGGTGAGTTAGTCGATGGTGACCAGTGGCAACCGGCCGAGCGGCTTCTGGCCGGCGTCATCGGGATCCGCTCCCGCAACCTGGTCAACAGCCTGCAGGCCTCCAGCTCGATCCGTGGCCGGCACCTGAGGTTCAATCTGCGATACACCGCGAATTATGCCGCCGCCTTCAACCGCTTGAGAAAACTCCTGCCGGAACGCATCCCGCCCGCTTGGGCGGAACAGATCAACGCACTGTTAGAAACCCAGCTCGCCCGGTTCGAAGACGTTCTTCGAGCCCGCGGGCTGATTGATTAAGGATTCGCAGACATGTTCTGTTTGAATGATGGGAAACCCACCGAAAAGACAATCGATGTCGAGACTCCCCAGGGGACTTTTCAGGTCACTCTGCGGCAGCCGACATTTGCTGAGGCGATGGCCTATGACTCAGTCTGGTCTCAACTCTCGGGGGACACCACAGGAGCCACCTTTGCCCGCCTGGTGCAGATGCGCCTCGGACTGGTCACTGGCTGGTCAGGAGTCACGAACGCGGCTGGTGAACCGATCAGGTTTGCAAGCAGTCGTTTGGAGCAGCTGGTGCTGAAATCGCCGGAAGCCTTTCAGCAGATCTCCAGGGTGACTCTGGAGTTGATGGCGGGAATTGATCCGGGGGAGTCCGTCGCCGCGTCCGTGACTGGCTGTGGGGACGTGGCGACTCCTCGGCCCTCGATCGCTTCGCCAGTCTCCTCCGCACGGCCCGACTCCGGAGAGCCCTCGGCATCAGTCTGAAGCAGCTGGAAGAACTCCCGCTCGAAATCGTGCAGGAGTGGATCATGGCCTGGGATCTCCTCCAGGAGGATGCGAGAAAGGATCGATAGATGGGTGCAATCTTTTCATTTGGTCTGGAGGATCGACTCTCACCAGGGATGGGAGCTGTGGCCGATTCTCTGGCCAATGTGACGATTGCGGCCAAAGAAGCAACGGAGGGGGAGAAGGGGCTCGAAGAAACTCAAAAGCGACTCTCGGCCACCATGGACGAGATGGGCAAGCGGTTTGAAGCCGTCTCGAACTCGCAGCGAGGTTGGACCGGAGCGGCCACCGATGCGGCGGAAGCCACCGTCAAATACCGCCTGGCAGTCAATGCCAGCCGGGAAGGGATGGCGGTCTATCAGCGGATCATCAACGAGAGTGACGGCTCGCTGAACAGTTATGCCCGAACTGTCCGGCATGCCGAGCTGATCACGAAAGGAATGGGAAACGCCGTCGATAACACGGCTCGCGACCTGGTGCGGATGACTCGATCCGCTGAACCGATTGCGAAAACGCTCGACAGTGTGGGGAAGTCGGCTCAGGCACTCCGGGAACCCTTGAGCCAGGCGGCCCAGTTGACGCGCTCAAACCGTGCCGCCTGGGCGGCGATGGATGAGGCCGCACTCAAGACACTCAATGGGCCCCTGCAACAGACTTCACGGCTGGTCAGGGCGAATACAGCCGCCTGGGTTGAAATGGATCAGGCGATTCTCCGCACGGCTCGCAGCGGCGATGCGTTCCGGGCCTGGGCGTCGCGGCCGGCAGCCACCGTCGCCACACGGGCCGCTGGAAGTGCAGCGGCCAATACCCTGGCAGGGCGAGTGGCTGGAACGGCGTTCATGGGGGCCCGAGTCGCCACAGGTACCTCGGCTCTGGCCTTCACGGGTGGGATCTATGCGGCCCGAGGCGTGGCCAGTGTGACCGGGATGCGGGAGAGTAAGACCGAAAACCGCGAAGACTTTTCGAACTCGACCGATGAGCAGGTGGAGGCATTCAACAAACTGGCGGACATCTCCACAAAAACCGGTCGTGACATTGAAAGTGTGATGCAGGAGGCCGGGAAGACGTGGGAAGATTTCGGGGTAAAGATTGTTCCGGCGATGGAATCGAACCTCGATCGCATCGACGCTGCCACGGGAAAACTGAAATCCAAGATCGTGGGAGATTTCAAGGCGGCCGGAGCTGCGGTGCTCGATTACTACACCGGACCCATTACGCGGGCGGTCGGGGGCGTCTGGAAAGAGATCGATGCCACTGTCACCCGTGGCTCGGACAACATGGTCAAGAACATCGAGCTGATTGGCCAGGGGTGGGACTACACCACGGAAAGTGCCAATGCTTACTTCGCGACCTTCACGGGTGAATCGAAGTCGGTCAAAGAGTATCGCGAGCAGGCGAAATCACTCCGGGAGCTGACTGAATGGCATGAAAAGATGGAGGCCCATCGCGAGAAGGAAGTGGGCCACTTCGAGCGATTGCGGGCCAGCAATGCCCAGATCGAGGTGGGGGTGAAGGCTCAGGCTGAAGCCCGCCGGATTGCGGGGCTGGAGACCTTCGAGCAGATCGAAGCCGAGATCCGCAAGCAGAAGGAATCGGCAGGCTTGCGGGCGGCTGCTCTCCAGTTCGATGAGAACGCCCAGAAGGCTCACACGGAACTGATTCTGAGACTGGAGAACCAGAAGGCGGAAGCCGTCCAGCGATCGGCCAAGATGAAAGCCGAATCGGAACGGGTTTATCGCGAAGAGCAGGCCCGCTTCGAGCAGGAACGGGAGCAGGAATACAACGCGCACCTGCAACGCATCGTCGATGCTTCCAGAAAGCGGTACGACGATGAAGTGGCCTATCGAAAACTCGTCTACTCGGAGGCTGCCCAAACACAAGAGGAGCAGATTCAGAATCAGCAGGCAGCAGCTCTCGAAATGATGCGGGCTGAAGGGGCCTCGACGAAGGATCTGGCCCAGCAGAAAATCCGCATGCTGGAAGCCGAGCGTGACCGGGCCATCGCGGCCAGCAAAACCCGGGAAGAACGTCTGAAGGCGGAACACGAATTCGCCCGGCGGCTCTCCAAAGAAACGACCGCTTATGCCGTGGCCGCTCACCGGGAGGAACTGGAGGCGACTCGGAAGGCCGAGGACGAGAAGCGTAAGCAGATCGAAGAGACAGCGGCCCGTCGTCGCCAGCTGGCGGGTGAGGGGCTGCAGAAGGCGGGCTTCGATGCCCAGAGGTTCCTCAATCAGCAGGATCCCGCCGCTGTGAGAAAGCAGCTGCAGACACGGGCGGGAGTTCTCGCCGCTCGCCGATTTGATGCCGCGAATCGTGGTGCTCTCCAGCATGGGAGTGACACGCAGCGAAAGCGGCTGGCTGTCCAGCGGAAGAAAGTCGTCGAACAAGCCCGGCGTGATGCCTTCCAGAAGGATCGCATGGGCCAGACCGATCCCGGCCAACGTGTGGCCGCTCAGCGTGACCTGGCTCAGGCCAACATTGATGCGATGAAAGGGACGGGGCAACTCGCCAAGGAACAGATCGACGTCATGGAGGAGCAGCTCAAAGCGGCTGTGGAAACACAGCGGACTGTGGGCGAACTGCAGGCCCGCCTGGAACGCATCGAAGTGACCAGCAAACAACTGGGAGAAAACGCCGCTGCCCAGCGGCAACGGGCTCAGCGGGGGAGTGTGCGATGATCCGGATGCAGGCCCAGACGGAACCATTTGGAGCATTCACCGAAGTCGATGTGGTGCAGCTCGCGATGTCGGGGCTGAAAGTGCAGTTCAGCTACGACCACGCGGTCCGCATGACGTTCAGTGTCTGCGAACCGCAGCATACTCGGCCCATCGAATACCACACGTTCCTCCGGGTGTGGGTCGAAGGGGAATCGATTCGTGGCAGTGCTCAATCGGCCTCGAATCCATTGTTCGAAGGGTTCGTCGAAAGCATTCAACCGGCGGCCAGCAATCGGGTCGATTATGAATGTTTCGATGCTACCTATCGGGCCAATAAGGAAGTGGTGCAGTTCAATGCTCCCTGGGAGCCTGGCAACCCTGCCGAACTCGACTGGCCTTATCCGACAGTCGGGGCGTTGCCAAGGTTGGTCTACAACTGCAAGAACGACGGCGACGATGACTACCCGCACAGTGTGGGCCAGGACGGCACAGTGGCCAACATTCTGGCTGGGATCCTGGAGTACTCATACCATCCCCTCTGCTGGCGGAACGCAGCTCCGGGAGATGGGACGGTCGAAGGGGCGGAACTGGCCTACGTCGAAAGCGATCTCACCCCCTACGACACCAAGCCTCAGGAGAAGCTGGTCTTTCAGTCGGAGGGAATCCGTTCGTGCCTGGAACGTGTCCGCCGGTATGAACCCCGCATGCGGATGCTGTTCCAGCCCGGGGCGAGAAAATGGCGATTCATCAAGATCGATGCTTCGAGCGTGGTAACACTGCGGCTCAATGATCCGGCCGTCACTCATCCGGTGTTGTCACTCGATATGCAGAGCTCGATCGAGAACAGTGTCTCGGCGGTCCGGATCTATGGCCCGGAAACCAACACGCTGGAGGAGTTCCGCTGGCGACTTCCAGCCGAAGGGGAAATCGATCCTCCGGCAAACACACTGGTACCGCTGGGAGATCCGGTGTTCCTACAGACGTGGGGAGATTCCTCCGGCTATCACACAGAACAGACCTGGCACCGCTGGCAGATTGTGCCACCCGTGAAACGACGCGGGGCCAAGTCGCTCCCGCAATGGGTGACTGTCCCTGCAGGCCCCTATCAGTTTCTGAATGTGAAGACTCCCACGCTGCAGATTTCCTACGACCGGGGTTCCACCTGGGTGACGGCCCAGAATGTGTGGTTTGATTTCTTGAACGGCATTGCGACGTTTCAGGGAACGCTGCCGTATTACCAGCATCCCACACCCCGACCGGGTTCCACGCAGACGATTTACGCTCCCACAGCCGTCCGGTTGATCTGGGCTCCCTATGCTCCCTGCCTCGAAGTGCGGGTACCGGCGGAAGGCTGGGAAGGGAATGCCTTCGAGCTGACCGGGCTGAAGCGAGAGTGGCAGCAGTATGACGAAGCTCTCGCCACGGGCTATGAATGGGGAACACCGGTCACCACGACTGCCCGGCGGGAGCAGTTCTTGAAGTATGCCCGGGCGCAACTCGACGAACGCAAGGACATTGTCTGGGCGGGTGGCCTGACACTCGATGGCCTCGACTTCCAGTTTGCAGGCCTCGATCGACGGGTTTCGTTCACCAGCAACAACGGAGCGGGAGGAACCACCGAGATCGGCTGGGAAGACATCAAAGCCATTGTGACTGATGTCGAGTATGACCTCAGCGAAGGCACCACATCGCTGACGTTCTCGGGCGATTGGTTGGAGTTGCTCGGCCAGGATCCGGGGGAGCTTCGGGAACGGCTCAAGATCCGGGCGTTGGAGCAAGTGACGCTCTATGCGGGTCAGACTCTCACGTTCGATTTGTTCAAGACTCACAAGGGTTACCAGGTGAGGGAGTTGATCGGAGTGCAGAACAACTACCGGATCGCGTACATCGATCCCGAGACAGGCAGGGAGCAATAATGCACGAAGGCCCCTTCCGAAATGATGAGCAGTGGAAGAACGACATGGAGCGACGACTGAACCAGGTCTACGTCGATGTCGATCGCTTATGGCGTCGCCAACGGCCGCAAGGGGAAGGAATTCCTGTGGGCGGCCCCTGGCCACCAAGCGCATTCACTGGGCCCTGGGAAGAAACGGGAACTGGAACCGATACCGGCACTGGAACAGGAACAGAAGTGCCGCCATGCGAAGATTGTACGGAGTGCTTTGAAATCGTCTCCAGCGGGGCGACTGGCGTGATGTCGTTCACAAACGGCACCTTTTACATAACTCAAAACATGGAAATTCCGTGCCAATGGGTTGGGGTAGAAATCAGCAGTGCGGGAATCATCGCCTTATGGCAAATGACTCGAAACCCCACCACGGGAGAACGTGGTATCACTCTGTTTGCTGGATATGGTTCGTTCACGCAAGAAGTGGCCGGATTTGTCCTGGATAATGACGATTGCTCAATTTCTGCGGAGAGTCAGACGGTCCCCGAGGTAACGACAAACCTTACAACTCTCGGATTGTTGGCCCCAACCTCAATCACACTACGACCAATTGCCTGCAGTGAGACAACGGGCAGTGATACAGGGACGGACACTGGTACCGGAACAGGAAGCGACACAGGGACTGGTTCAGACACTGGAACGGGGAGCGATTCAGGAACTGGCACTGGAACTGGTTCGGATACAGGCACCGGCTCAGATACTGGCACAGGATCAGATTCGGGAACGGGAACGGGCAGTGACACTGGAACAGGATCAGGGACCGGCTCAGATACGGGGACTGGCAGTGGCAGCGACTCAGGCACAGGTTCAGACTCGGGCACAGGTTCGGGGACTGGCTCCGGGACGGGCAGTGACACAGGAACTGGTTCGGGATCAGATACAGGCACCGGATCAGACACGGGCACCGGGACGGGCATCGACTGTTCCGACTTCAGCGAGCTCTCACCATGCGTGGCCTGGTACGTGGCCGATGACCTTGAGGCGGAAGACGGCGATCCCGTCACTGTCTGGCCGAACCGCATTTCCGGGAGCAGTTCGCTCTCGATCGCGGCACCGGGAAGCCCAACCGATTACCCGACATTGATTGCCAGCGGCCCGGGTGGCCATCAGGCCGTCAACTGGCCGGGGAATGCAGGCCAGCGACACCTCAAGGCCAGCGGCTCCGACATCACGATGGATACCGTGGTGGCTGTGGTGCGAATCCTCCACGATGACACCAGCACGGCTCGCCAGATCATCTGCGGCGATGACGCCGGCACGTTCGAGCTGCACGCCTCGCCACGCACGGGGGGCAAATCCGGGGGCGAGATTGCAGGCCATTTGACCACTCCCTCCGATTACTGCGTCATGAGCTGGAGGCGGCGACGATTCAACGTGAACGGCGTCAGCACAGGCCGGGTGATGCGGAACATCGATGACTTCCGCATCCTGGGCCGCATTCGAGGTTATCAGGCCAGTTTCTACTCAGCCGTCGATGATGACTCATTCACGAGTGCCGAACGCAACCAGGCACTCCTGCAGCTCGGCGGGGCTCGCGACTTCTCCGCCCCTTTCCGAGGCCGCATTGCCGAGGTGGTGGTGTTCAATCAGGGGCTCGATCAGGACACGCTCGAAGAAGTCGAACAGTGCCTGGCGACGAAGTACAGCATCCTCCACAACTTCCCAATTTCGCTGGCCACAAACATGCTCGGGCTCTGGACGCTCGATGAACCAGACATGTCGGGAATCAATCGCTTCGATTTGATCCATGGAAACGATCTCACCCGGGCCGATGCCTCCGATGCGATCAAGACCGCCAGCAGTGCTGAGAGCGTTCCAAATCTGGGCTGGGTGGCTGATTTCAGTGGTGGCGATGAACTGTCCACACTGTTGGCCCGTCCGCCGGTCGAGATCCAGACACCGGCCACGTTCACGGTGTTGTGCTGGTTCCGTACGGGCAGCTCATCAAACTCGCTGCTCGTGAGCAAAGCGGCTGCCACTGGTGATCGTCGCGAGTGGGGGATGGGACTGGCAGCCGAACCACTCTTTGAGTTCACCGATACCTGGGGGCCGCTCAATCAGCCGTTGTTTGCCACCTGGGCCAACAGTTCATCGCAAACCAGCGGACTGGCCACCGGAGCGATTGGCTACCCGGAAGGAGCAGGCGGCACTGGCACGGGTGGAGATGATCCAGCAGTCGGCTGGCAGCCACACGGTAGCGGGCTGGTCGATGCCGATCAGTGGCTGCTGGTCGGTTTCGTCTACGGCACATTTGACGGCCGGACAAAGATGATCTTTCCCGAACCGTACTACGAAGGGGGAATCTTCCTGCGGCTCAAGATGAAT from Planctopirus ephydatiae encodes:
- a CDS encoding phage tail tube protein translates to MPTDLQILTGQESFLALVDETTWGEYPDPATLIHLPVDTYDVEYVAETRNATPFTGYRQRQHGRRFRGMPSGNLNTNLFGFRQAEGLPSLAEFLLTWAFGSPEAKFRASKSANWYEGLNVDNQRHRGLRVNQATLAGQEGGAITLALALMGRDQQGQTDVGNAPAVPFDRKKLVEFDFIDSTLTLGGTPIPYGGFSLVTNHNLTAPYLNSPEPISMPAGDTVETVTFSPPKLTNTWSEAIRDLNPEEQEVSATLVLKGLHMGTGAAETDWTQITITMPRLFLRAAKTGRQRGILQQPLEFDVEKPQTSGGNGISIAYADVA
- a CDS encoding C1 family peptidase, whose protein sequence is MNNWKLWLRILLAVLSVAGALCIAPVMLIAPELRQIAEENFGLPSDHMEVAEALHPAAGPFVAADDDPQRNHARELARLDRAALFVEGDQKPFLAQWPVSIQQTGDCTSFALAHAIRDRICVQVAAGRRQKVVEPFPPYLYGAARRSVGAPHIPCGKNGSHPSYAVIALKKFGFITKEEAGQPYSGSLADRWGCSGPPSELMQLGKSRTGDYHRCLTADDVCRAICNGYPCLWGTSFRPAAYEQRDGREVTSRVGSWAHAMEIVGYDGTCSTDPDRQYFLVRNSHPPTDHPEPLGDEPDSSFWITRKQLEADLKAPNSRTPPSGEVYAISDVSGFPAESIDWSSLDRLLKDPAK
- a CDS encoding coiled-coil domain-containing protein; the protein is MGAIFSFGLEDRLSPGMGAVADSLANVTIAAKEATEGEKGLEETQKRLSATMDEMGKRFEAVSNSQRGWTGAATDAAEATVKYRLAVNASREGMAVYQRIINESDGSLNSYARTVRHAELITKGMGNAVDNTARDLVRMTRSAEPIAKTLDSVGKSAQALREPLSQAAQLTRSNRAAWAAMDEAALKTLNGPLQQTSRLVRANTAAWVEMDQAILRTARSGDAFRAWASRPAATVATRAAGSAAANTLAGRVAGTAFMGARVATGTSALAFTGGIYAARGVASVTGMRESKTENREDFSNSTDEQVEAFNKLADISTKTGRDIESVMQEAGKTWEDFGVKIVPAMESNLDRIDAATGKLKSKIVGDFKAAGAAVLDYYTGPITRAVGGVWKEIDATVTRGSDNMVKNIELIGQGWDYTTESANAYFATFTGESKSVKEYREQAKSLRELTEWHEKMEAHREKEVGHFERLRASNAQIEVGVKAQAEARRIAGLETFEQIEAEIRKQKESAGLRAAALQFDENAQKAHTELILRLENQKAEAVQRSAKMKAESERVYREEQARFEQEREQEYNAHLQRIVDASRKRYDDEVAYRKLVYSEAAQTQEEQIQNQQAAALEMMRAEGASTKDLAQQKIRMLEAERDRAIAASKTREERLKAEHEFARRLSKETTAYAVAAHREELEATRKAEDEKRKQIEETAARRRQLAGEGLQKAGFDAQRFLNQQDPAAVRKQLQTRAGVLAARRFDAANRGALQHGSDTQRKRLAVQRKKVVEQARRDAFQKDRMGQTDPGQRVAAQRDLAQANIDAMKGTGQLAKEQIDVMEEQLKAAVETQRTVGELQARLERIEVTSKQLGENAAAQRQRAQRGSVR